The window GTAGCGCCAAATGTAGCGACGAGTGGCTCGGAAGGTGAAGCCGCTGTTGGCCTCAAAGTCGCCTTCTTCGATGTACAGGTACTCCATGCCGATATCACCGCCTTCTTGGACAATCTTGTCGAATTCGGCTTCGCGACCATCTCTTGTGCCCTCCCGGAGCAAGAACCTGGCCGTACCGCTGAAATGACCGCTAGGGTGACTGGGAAGCTTGCTTGTGAGTttcctctccagcttccacTCTCCCAGTAGAGACCGAAACACGGCCTTTGCGACAAATTTGCCAGATGATACACCTGCCCATACTGTTGCTTCGGTCTGCTTTAGAGATTTCGTGAATTCCGGCTGCTCAAACTCGTTAAGCCTCTTCGATGGATATCGCGCCGGAGTCAGAATGTTCATCTCGTTGCCAGCAGGGGGGAGTGCGGGCATAGCACCGAGGTGGTCCACACGCTCCATTTCCAATGCTGTGGCAAATTCTTGCATGAGCCAGGCGTAGTCTCCCATGGGGAACTGAGATGCTCGTGGGTCGTCTCGAAGCGCGATCGTCCGTTGAATAGACTTGTCCTTGTCCAAAGCTTGCTTCAGGGCTTGGGCCAGAGCAACAGATCCTGATCCGCCGGCGTTCCAGAGATTCGTGACAAATCGAGCTTGCATCTCCATCACACCCCAGTATTGAGATCGGTAGAATCCCACGAATCCAAGGTTGGAAATGCAAGGATGATATGTGCCATGGAATGCCAACGCAACGGTGTTGTTCAGATCGTctggagaaagagaaagcGTCTCCAGTTCTTCCTGCGGTAAAAAGGAGATTGAGTCAGATGCTTTGAAGCCAGTCGCCAAAACCACTGCTACAATGTCGTCGACTTTGTCCCCTGTTGGCGAGATGATAGCCTCATGACCGGAAAGCTTGTCCAGTTTGCCCCGGGTGACAGTGATGAGCCCTGACCGAACGAACTCGTTGTAGTTGTCGCTGACTGCTATGAACTGTGGGTTGGCATGGTCCTTGTGGGTGAAGGCGAGTGCAGGGGAATAGATGGACTGGTCTGTTCCGAGAGCAGTTTCGTAAAGGGAACTGGTTCGAATTGCTGACTCCTCGGTAATGTGACCTTGCGTATTCGTCAATGGGTGGGGACGGTTGGAGAGGTTATAGGACGCCAAGTCCAACGGCAGGAAGGGGGGTGCCGGTGAGCTTGCCTGATTAGTACACATGTATCAGTTTTGCTCTCCCAGTTCTCCAACAACATGGAATGAATAGGTACCTTTGGTGATAGAAACATTGGCATTACCCAGACCGGTTTTTGAATAATTTGATGGACAGAGTATTTCTCAGGGTTCGCTATTGGGCTTGTTCCAGGCGAGTTCGTGACAGAAGACAAGTGTGTAGCAATGGTGCCGGCAATCTCGACGCCTGACATTTGGCCTCCGACAACAAGAATCTTGCCCCCTTTGGGATTACCTCCTCCAAGCAAATCCTTCAAATTTCGGTACTTGCTGCTGTGGATGACGGGTACTTCGGGATGCTCAGGAATCACGTCGGACCCGGGGACTGCTGGCTTCCCAAAATAGCCCGAAGCAACGAGGAGATAATCAAAGGGACGTTCTCCCAGAGTTCCATCCTTTGAGCGAGTCCAAACACGCCAGGATCCAGAACGAGTTTTCTCGGTTCTCTCAACGCGAGTTTCTAGGCATAGCTCTGCCGCGAGGCAGTACGCTTTGTAGTACCGATCTAGATACTGGCCAACCTGCCACGCTTGCGGCAACTCAGGGGCATCTTCGGGCCAAGCGAGATCACTGAATTGGACGGTGTGTTTGCTCTGGTTGGCGACCATGAGAGGATGGATGAGGCCACCATTGTCGTCCCTCTGGGATGGCCAGAGACCCCCCAGTCGAGGTTGGGAGTCGACAATGGTGACCTCAAAAGTGCCCCTGGGCACGTCGTGGAGAAGAGACTTGGCGGCCACGAGACCCGAAGGCCCGGCCCCTGAAAAAATATTAGCATCAACATAAAGACTATAGTGTGGACAGTCCGGGTGACCAACCAACAATGCACACCGTCTTCGTCATGGCAGCGTTCAACTGCGCAAAACGTCAGTAGGCCGGCGCGCCCGGGAACGATCAGACTCCTCCTCACTTCGGATAGCCGAAGCCAGGGTCGGGCCGCGAGTAAGCGGGTCCGAAGCAGGGCGGGCAGCCGCCAACTAAGGCGAAAAACAGTCACTATCTTCTAAAGATGATGGCTAAGGCTATGAAGGAAGATGGTTGTCTCGGGGCTTTTCgtttgttggtttggttcATTTCACTCAGGTTTagtcatcatcattctcacCAGATCAGATGGCTTCTCACCAACCCAGTAAGCGAGACCCACCTATTTGGCAGTTTTAATTGGTCTAGGCTTAGGTAGTGAGAGTATTACTCATCAACCCTCCAAGACAAATCTCATCTCACTCATCTCAACTCTCAGCTCATCGACTTCAAGCTCACGCACCTCTCATCACTCTCACATATATCCCATCCACTCGTCAAATTGGAAAAAACAAGACATGGGTTCAGACAACCCTGTGATCTTTGCGTCCGCCCAGGCTCTGTGCTTGCATGGTGTAGGTGGCAGAGGGTGGTTGGAACCCATGTCTTGTTATTTTCCAATTTGACGAGTGGATGGGATATTTTGCAGTCTTTCGTCTTTTCCCCGAGCAATGACAAGACGTCCGCCCCGGGATTGCCGAAGAGTGGCGTCCAAAACGTGACTTGACATGAGGTCACATAAGGTTTGCTGCCACAAATCACAGGATTGCTGTTTGGCCTCCTACAGAACGCCAGGAACGCCGAGGACGCCCCCACTGTCACCATCAGCAAACACCAAAAGTCCCACAGACAGCAAACTCGAATCGTGACCGGCGCTCTGCATGCTTGGCTCTTTGTTTACCGGCATACATACACATGCTGCCGGTCGTTTGATGAAGACTAGAGCATACAAAGAGGATGCGGCCACTGTGACACAACATCATGCCCCGAGACGGCCACCGAAGGACCCCACATCCGACAGCTGAAGTCCGACTCTCGGGAGCCCGAGTGGTGCCGTCGTGGAGCGGTGAGGGTGGTCTGCTACTTTTCGTGGAAATGCCTGCCTGCTTTTCTCCCTGCGCTTCCTGCGACTTCCTGGCCGCCCTATGCGTCTTTCCACCGGTCAAGTCGGCATGTCGCAGCTCAATCACCTGAATTTCTCCTAGCGGATGCAACCTGTCAAAACCTCCTTACCTCAGCTCTGCAACACTCACGACACCACGGCGCATATTCCGCTCCTGGAATGGAAGAAGCAAGAGTGGATGGACACTTGGGGACTTACGGAGGCGCCTCCGATGGGCGCGGGGCGTGCCAAGCCAGATGTGTGGCTTGCAGAGAGCCGATTGGCGAATCCTCGGCCGTCTGGGCAAGAATTCGCAGAAGCAGTTCCGAACGTCTTCCCGTCTTGGCAGATGCTTACCAACCTTGGCATCGAGACGATCTGTCTCCTCTTTTGACCTCTGCCAAGTGTCTGTTATCAGACCCCCCCCCTGAAGAGCAGGCAGTCCATTCTAATTTCTCCATCTCAGCAGACACGTGGGCAAGGTCGCAGGGAGGCAGTCCTACCGGGCACTTGCCTCATGGCCATGTCTTCCGCCGGAAGCAAAGGCAGAGTCTCGCATTAGTCTGCCCATTGTTGCTCATCGACAATCTCCCGGCAAGCCCATGTCCACGAGGGGGGGTGCTGGTTGCGCTCTGATGGTTGGACAGGTGTAGCAAGGATTTGAGGTTGACCACGGCTTCAAAGAGCAACTGCGGGGAACTCATTTCCTAGAGATTCACTCAGTCTCCCGTCCAGAACAATAGGACACTCATTCCATATTCAGACGTGATGCTAGGATGAAGCCTCTCGGAGTCGCCGTGGTAGGTCACCCACATCCAAAGCATACAGCGCGCTATGCCAGCGCAGGTATAGTTATTTTGCCGTTCTCTTGTTGGTCCTTTCTACCAATCTACTTCATGCTGTTGTCCAATAGGTCTTTGTTGTCGACTGGTGGCTGCTTACCGTAGTCTGGTCTGGAAAATGGCCACACTGAACAGTGGAACCGACCCAAGGTATCCAGGTAGCTACCTCACCTTGGTACGGTGCTGAGGTAAAAGACATGCAGAAGCATGCGGGGTATAGACTCGGTGGCTGAACTCTTGTCCAGCTCCAATTTTCTTCCCGGTAAGCTATCGGAGCCGGTTCCTGGGGACCTGGGCGCAATGTGAGTCTGGTGAAAGCTGACAAGATGGAGAGACAGCAGCTTCCCATAGACGGCGCTGGATCTGGGTCACGACCGCTTTATCTCCGGAACTCTCAAGTACGTGCTGGGGCAGCCTACCGTGGTAAAGGCCGTAAAAGGCTCTGCGAGTGGGCATGTCTTGATTCTCGGTAGGGGGGGAAACTGGTGGGAGCCAAAATCTTGTGACACAGTACCTTGATCTGTCTTGCTGGGAACCGGTCGAGTGAGACACTATGACGCCCAGTCAAGGTCCAGGGTCGCGCTATCTTTGGAACTCGTCAATCTGGCATGCGTGTGATTACCGCTGCGAACTCGGGTGCCCCAGGAGGCGTCGATATTAGGGTATTGGCCCGCCCCAGGTAGCTCCCAGAGAACCAGAAGCAATATATGACCATGATATTCGGAGAAGCTACAAGCATCACCGCTTCGGAAAGACACACAAGTTAATTTACGATCCCTGCTCTGTGGCCGCCTGACGACGCTTCCAACGATTCTAGAAACCTTCACCTCGTAGGCCAATGGCCGAATTCTCGGCGTTCGGATGCTGTGTCTCGTTCACTGGAAGCCGGCAAAGAGAGCGGTGGCGTGGAAAGGCGCTTTCGGGCATGGGCTCTTGGTCCTGCAGCTGCATCAGAGGTTTGGAGACACACTTCGGGGTCGTTCTAAGTCGCTCTGCTTCTCAAcaagaggggaggggggcgcgGTCTATTGGACTTGGCTGTTCGGGAACATGCGCAGACGAAAGGACTGACTGGCAGGGATACCGAGAAAGCCAGCTTCGTCCATGCCGGGAGCCAGTATATTGAGGTTTGCGATATCCCTGTCGCTGGTTCTCAGTGGAGAAACACGGACGGGCAGTGGTGTCCTGTGGAGGGTGGCATCCGTCCGTGGCGTCTGGTGCCAGCGCCATACATATAACATGCTTCAGCAGTTGAaagcctcctccgcaactCAATTCCGGTCATGCATTGTTGTCTCGACGGTATAGCGGCATCCCCAGGCTCCACGAGGTGACAGATCGACCAATTGCGTGTTAACGAACCAGCTGCTCGCTTGCcatcccaacaccaccacaccttgATAACACCCACGTAGCATTTCCTGCAcgccaaacaccaccctctctGCACCTTCTGCTTACAGAGACACGCTGGGATTGGTCGTTCGTGGCCTCACTTCCCGACAGAAGACCCGGAACAAAGATCCTTTTCGATATTCGGGAGTGCATCGCGCTGATCGCCCGCTCGGTGATATCGGTGTGGCCCCCGCATCCAATAGAGCGGACAATACGTCAACGAATAACGGTCAAGTGActggaagaggaagttgagACTGACGCCTTCACTCCACACCAACCAGAATCTGTTTTCTGCTGGGGGAAAAAAATGGACACCATGGGTTCGTGACTTCCCCCTCACTTCTCCGCCGTCTGACTTTGAACATTAAATACACAACTCCCATCCCGCATCATCCAAGCAATTGATTCCCGCTcattcctcttcttcatgatTTATTGCCCTCCCACCATCAACGGTAGCGTACTTTTCAAGCACCGTTGCTCAAAGCCCCGCTGAATCCCGTCTTTCCGGTCCACTGGACCGTCGTTTCAAACCAAACTTGATAGTTTGTGTCGGCTAACACAATCTGGGCTCTCACAGCAGCCAACGACATCGTCACATCAAAAGAAAGGCTAGTCCTGGAGCAGATGATTAGTA is drawn from Podospora pseudocomata strain CBS 415.72m chromosome 1 map unlocalized CBS415.72m_1, whole genome shotgun sequence and contains these coding sequences:
- a CDS encoding uncharacterized protein (COG:Q; EggNog:ENOG503NX35), which produces MTKTVCIVGAGPSGLVAAKSLLHDVPRGTFEVTIVDSQPRLGGLWPSQRDDNGGLIHPLMVANQSKHTVQFSDLAWPEDAPELPQAWQVGQYLDRYYKAYCLAAELCLETRVERTEKTRSGSWRVWTRSKDGTLGERPFDYLLVASGYFGKPAVPGSDVIPEHPEVPVIHSSKYRNLKDLLGGGNPKGGKILVVGGQMSGVEIAGTIATHLSSVTNSPGTSPIANPEKYSVHQIIQKPVWVMPMFLSPKASSPAPPFLPLDLASYNLSNRPHPLTNTQGHITEESAIRTSSLYETALGTDQSIYSPALAFTHKDHANPQFIAVSDNYNEFVRSGLITVTRGKLDKLSGHEAIISPTGDKVDDIVAVVLATGFKASDSISFLPQEELETLSLSPDDLNNTVALAFHGTYHPCISNLGFVGFYRSQYWGVMEMQARFVTNLWNAGGSGSVALAQALKQALDKDKSIQRTIALRDDPRASQFPMGDYAWLMQEFATALEMERVDHLGAMPALPPAGNEMNILTPARYPSKRLNEFEQPEFTKSLKQTEATVWAGVSSGKFVAKAVFRSLLGEWKLERKLTSKLPSHPSGHFSGTARFLLREGTRDGREAEFDKIVQEGGDIGMEYLYIEEGDFEANSGFTFRATRRYIWRYNENKDELSVWFAKTDDQKRADYLFHKVEFTVPKDDNEKSWKATAGHMCIKDYYDVKYDFRFKAVNLVDWNLAYTVNGPQKDYTIDGTYTR